From the genome of Culicoidibacter larvae, one region includes:
- a CDS encoding DMT family transporter produces the protein MSWLLLITAGLFETGFVITLKLSDGFKKLWFSVLTVVCMVCSFWLLSVALETIPLGTGYAIWTGIGALGSVLVGILFFKESARPLKLLCIAMIVAGVVGLKLAS, from the coding sequence ATGAGTTGGTTATTATTAATTACCGCCGGATTATTTGAAACCGGGTTTGTTATTACTTTGAAGTTATCGGATGGATTTAAAAAATTATGGTTTTCAGTACTAACAGTTGTTTGCATGGTGTGTAGTTTCTGGCTGCTATCAGTTGCTTTAGAGACTATTCCACTAGGAACCGGGTATGCAATATGGACCGGCATCGGTGCTCTCGGCAGCGTGCTGGTTGGTATTCTTTTTTTCAAGGAAAGTGCAAGACCGCTTAAACTATTATGTATTGCAATGATTGTTGCCGGAGTAGTTGGCTTAAAACTGGCAAGCTAG
- a CDS encoding copper homeostasis protein CutC, which translates to MFLEVIGLEARDVELAAQAGASRIELVSAMDRDGLSPDILTIRECLAVATIPVRIMVRFHNDGFVYDSREIGLMQRFIESVETMNIDGYVIGGLTADGFVDEELIESILKVTAKPLTFHRAIDYSKNQVEAVRVLEAYPQIDCILTSGGISKPIGENIATLLAMQEQSSKRLLAGGGVSREVFANLKKSGITSIHIGSLARIHGKIDEDISITAIEELLSV; encoded by the coding sequence ATGTTTTTGGAAGTTATTGGTTTAGAAGCACGGGATGTTGAGTTGGCGGCTCAAGCCGGAGCGAGTCGGATAGAATTGGTATCAGCGATGGATCGAGATGGTTTAAGTCCGGATATTTTGACAATTCGCGAATGTTTGGCGGTTGCGACTATCCCGGTTCGAATAATGGTTCGTTTTCACAATGATGGTTTTGTTTATGATAGCCGTGAAATTGGCTTGATGCAGCGTTTCATCGAATCAGTGGAAACGATGAATATTGATGGCTATGTGATTGGCGGGTTGACTGCCGATGGCTTTGTTGATGAAGAACTTATCGAATCAATACTAAAAGTGACCGCTAAACCGCTCACTTTTCATCGCGCGATTGACTACAGCAAAAATCAAGTTGAAGCAGTACGGGTTTTAGAGGCTTATCCACAAATTGACTGCATTTTAACGAGCGGTGGCATTAGTAAACCGATTGGTGAGAACATTGCGACTTTGTTGGCAATGCAAGAACAGAGCAGCAAGCGTCTGCTTGCAGGTGGCGGCGTTAGCCGTGAAGTGTTTGCTAATTTGAAAAAAAGTGGCATAACGTCAATACATATTGGCAGTTTAGCCCGAATTCATGGTAAAATTGATGAAGATATTTCAATAACTGCTATTGAAGAATTATTATCAGTGTGA
- a CDS encoding isoaspartyl peptidase/L-asparaginase produces MRKRNWVAIATWRMALEGFVQHEAAIRDGKRASEFIPDLVQAVEDYPFYKSVGYGGLPNENGVVQLDAAFMDGDTLAFGAIAGIEDFANPIRIAKQLSVERYNSFLVGEGAMEYARNAGFAQKPMLTERAEKLWQIRKRDIVEKGLAPYDGHDTVCIMAQDQEGSIVAGTSTSGLFMKKAGRVGDSPISGSGLYADSEAGAAAATGLGEDIMKTCVSFQTVLFMQAGMTAQDAVDKAVSQATAQLVRHRGVAGDISVVCVDKDGNFGAATNTDEFSYVVMGEDMRPTVYLTDKHGEHRLADEAWMQAYYDERHKKIED; encoded by the coding sequence ATGAGAAAAAGAAACTGGGTGGCTATTGCAACATGGCGCATGGCTTTAGAAGGATTTGTGCAGCATGAAGCGGCAATTCGTGATGGTAAACGCGCAAGTGAGTTTATTCCTGATTTAGTGCAGGCGGTTGAAGATTATCCGTTTTATAAATCAGTAGGGTACGGCGGCTTACCAAATGAAAATGGTGTTGTGCAATTAGATGCTGCATTTATGGATGGCGATACTTTAGCATTTGGTGCAATTGCCGGAATTGAAGATTTTGCAAATCCGATTCGGATTGCTAAGCAATTAAGTGTTGAGCGCTATAATAGTTTTTTGGTTGGTGAGGGCGCAATGGAGTATGCGCGAAACGCAGGTTTCGCTCAGAAGCCAATGTTGACTGAACGGGCTGAAAAGCTTTGGCAGATTCGTAAACGAGATATCGTTGAGAAGGGCTTGGCGCCATATGATGGTCATGATACGGTGTGTATTATGGCGCAGGATCAGGAAGGCTCGATTGTAGCCGGAACGTCAACCAGCGGGCTTTTTATGAAAAAAGCCGGTCGTGTTGGTGATTCACCGATTTCTGGTTCGGGATTATATGCTGATAGTGAAGCGGGCGCTGCGGCGGCGACTGGACTTGGCGAAGATATTATGAAGACTTGTGTTTCTTTTCAAACCGTTCTGTTTATGCAAGCGGGAATGACGGCGCAGGATGCTGTGGATAAAGCAGTGAGTCAGGCGACGGCGCAATTAGTTCGCCATCGCGGAGTTGCCGGTGATATCTCAGTTGTGTGTGTTGATAAGGATGGCAATTTTGGTGCTGCAACAAACACAGATGAATTTTCTTATGTAGTTATGGGTGAAGATATGCGTCCGACGGTTTATTTGACTGATAAGCATGGCGAGCACCGTTTAGCTGATGAGGCATGGATGCAAGCTTATTATGATGAACGTCATAAGAAAATAGAAGATTAA
- a CDS encoding glucosamine-6-phosphate deaminase — protein sequence MKFIIEKDYASMSRVAANILLGEMYRDRRVNLAITAGSTPVKMYEYLVEDVKGKDYLTNVHYYNFDEIPVIGENGYGVTMGNLDKLYFSPAAISAEQIHVLDENNYLQQDERIKDDGGLDLILLGIGADGHYCGNLPGTTKFENMTSQVSVDATPGMRDILIEEVGGDASKCPDYYVTMGPASVMQSKRILLFATGAKKAAIIRQAFFGPVTNDVPSSLLQTHPNITILLDEAAAAEIQDLL from the coding sequence ATGAAGTTTATTATCGAGAAGGATTATGCATCGATGAGCCGGGTAGCAGCAAATATTTTGCTTGGTGAGATGTATCGTGATCGCCGGGTAAATCTGGCAATTACTGCGGGAAGCACACCGGTAAAAATGTATGAGTATTTGGTTGAAGATGTAAAAGGAAAAGATTACCTGACTAATGTGCATTACTATAACTTTGATGAGATTCCGGTAATTGGCGAGAATGGTTATGGTGTTACCATGGGCAATTTGGATAAACTCTATTTTAGTCCGGCAGCAATTTCAGCAGAACAGATTCATGTTTTGGATGAGAATAATTATTTACAACAAGATGAGCGAATTAAGGACGATGGTGGCTTAGATCTAATTTTGTTGGGTATTGGTGCTGATGGCCATTATTGCGGCAACCTGCCTGGAACAACTAAGTTTGAAAATATGACCAGTCAAGTAAGCGTTGATGCAACACCTGGCATGCGCGACATCTTAATTGAGGAAGTTGGTGGCGATGCCAGCAAGTGTCCGGATTACTATGTAACTATGGGACCGGCAAGTGTGATGCAGAGTAAACGCATCCTATTGTTCGCAACCGGAGCTAAAAAAGCGGCAATTATTCGCCAAGCATTCTTTGGTCCGGTAACGAATGATGTGCCATCATCATTATTGCAAACCCACCCGAATATCACCATTCTTTTAGATGAGGCAGCAGCGGCAGAAATACAGGACTTACTGTAA
- the gap gene encoding type I glyceraldehyde-3-phosphate dehydrogenase gives MAVKVAINGFGRIGRLAFRLMYGRPEFEIVAINDLTAPKMLAHLLKYDSAQGSYKADAITNGDDSITVDGNTIKIYAEKNPADLPWKDLNVDVVLECTGFFTAKDKAELHIQAGAKRVVVSAPATGDLKTVVFNVNHDILDGTETVISGASCTTNCLAPMAKVLEDNYGISHGLMTTVHAYTNDQSTLDAPHPKGDLRRARAAAANIVPNSTGAAKAIGLVIPSLKGKLDGGAQRVPVITGSLTELTTVLNKNVTVEEINAAMKAASNESFGYTEDEIVSSDVIGCQYGSLFDATQTRVIDVDGKQLVKTVSWYDNEMSYTAQLVRTVKYFAEHLK, from the coding sequence ATGGCAGTAAAAGTAGCAATTAATGGATTCGGACGTATCGGACGTCTTGCGTTTCGTTTAATGTACGGACGCCCAGAATTTGAAATCGTAGCAATTAACGATTTAACTGCGCCAAAAATGTTAGCGCACTTATTAAAATATGATTCAGCTCAAGGATCATACAAAGCAGATGCAATCACTAATGGTGATGATTCAATCACTGTAGATGGCAACACAATCAAAATCTACGCTGAGAAAAACCCAGCAGATCTTCCATGGAAAGATTTAAATGTAGATGTAGTATTAGAATGTACTGGATTCTTCACTGCGAAAGATAAAGCAGAATTACATATCCAAGCAGGAGCTAAACGCGTTGTTGTTTCAGCACCAGCTACCGGAGATTTAAAAACTGTTGTATTCAACGTTAACCATGACATTTTAGACGGAACTGAAACAGTTATTTCAGGTGCTTCATGTACTACTAACTGTTTAGCGCCAATGGCTAAAGTATTAGAAGATAACTATGGAATCAGCCACGGGTTGATGACTACAGTTCATGCTTATACAAATGACCAAAGCACATTAGATGCACCACACCCTAAAGGAGATCTTCGTCGTGCTCGTGCAGCAGCTGCGAACATCGTTCCTAACTCAACTGGAGCTGCTAAAGCAATCGGTTTAGTAATTCCTTCATTAAAAGGAAAATTAGATGGTGGAGCTCAACGTGTACCAGTAATCACTGGATCATTAACTGAGTTAACAACTGTATTGAACAAAAACGTAACTGTTGAAGAAATTAATGCAGCTATGAAAGCAGCATCTAACGAATCATTCGGATACACTGAAGATGAAATCGTATCAAGCGATGTAATCGGATGCCAATACGGATCATTATTCGATGCAACACAAACTCGTGTTATCGATGTTGACGGAAAACAATTAGTTAAAACAGTTTCTTGGTATGATAACGAAATGTCATATACTGCTCAATTAGTTCGTACAGTAAAATACTTTGCTGAACACTTAAAATAA
- a CDS encoding GNAT family N-acetyltransferase gives MIVIANNERNRIQLIIDGQEAGIIDYLIYDKYANVSHTEVYPEFAKRGYAELLVKSFINFADNKGYTKKAVCPYALAYFKKNKIDFEAD, from the coding sequence ATGATAGTGATTGCGAATAATGAGCGGAATCGGATTCAGTTGATTATTGATGGCCAGGAAGCCGGAATTATTGATTATTTGATTTATGATAAGTATGCAAATGTTTCTCACACTGAAGTCTATCCGGAATTTGCTAAACGTGGCTATGCTGAGTTATTGGTTAAGAGTTTCATTAACTTTGCGGATAATAAGGGTTATACCAAAAAAGCGGTTTGTCCTTATGCTCTGGCTTATTTCAAGAAAAATAAAATTGATTTTGAGGCAGATTAA
- the rbr gene encoding rubrerythrin produces MALQGSKTEKNLLAAFAGEAQAHTKYEFFASQAKKDGYEQIAAIFDETSHNEKEHAKMWFKLLHDGSMPDTQANLQDCIDGEHYEHTDMYVEFARVAREEGFNDIARLFDGVAAVEKTHEDRYLKLLKQVEDDLVFKSTDGETVWVCRNCGHVHVGPTAPAVCPVCSHPRAYFERQADNYEG; encoded by the coding sequence ATGGCTTTACAAGGTTCTAAAACAGAAAAAAATTTATTGGCGGCATTTGCCGGAGAAGCACAGGCGCATACTAAATATGAGTTCTTTGCGTCACAGGCAAAAAAAGACGGTTATGAACAAATCGCCGCAATTTTTGATGAGACTTCTCATAATGAGAAAGAACATGCTAAAATGTGGTTCAAGTTATTGCATGATGGCAGTATGCCTGATACTCAGGCTAACTTGCAAGATTGTATTGATGGTGAACATTATGAACATACAGATATGTATGTTGAGTTTGCCCGAGTTGCTCGTGAGGAAGGGTTTAATGATATTGCCCGGCTCTTTGATGGTGTTGCTGCGGTTGAAAAAACACATGAAGATCGTTACTTGAAACTTTTGAAACAAGTTGAAGATGATTTAGTGTTCAAAAGCACTGACGGTGAAACTGTTTGGGTTTGCCGTAACTGCGGTCATGTTCATGTTGGACCGACTGCTCCGGCAGTATGTCCGGTATGCAGTCATCCGCGTGCTTACTTTGAACGCCAAGCGGATAATTACGAAGGTTAG
- a CDS encoding PTS sugar transporter subunit IIC, which yields MLESIEKVMEHFLMPVAAWVGRNRYIGAIRDAFITFTPFIIAASLFLIVTSFPIPAYQDFMAGFIGENWSTYLEYSFAATFPFMGMFISFLVAYKLARSYEIEGISAGLLSVICFLTITPQASVDTFGGVLPMEWLGSKGLLVGMVIAIISTEVLRLFLRKNWVIKLPEGVPPAVSASFAAIIPALVMMIVMLLVRNGFAMTSFGTFHQLIYQVLATPIRSFGTSLVGAILTVVAISLLWSVGINSGSLVNGILRPFWLENQEINMAAIKLGQTPPNIVTEQFYDMIWMGGAGVTLALVIVILIVAKGKQNRMIGALSVAPGIFNINEPVLFGVPVILNPIMLIPFNVVPIVMVVTQYAAMAIGLVARPTGVVIPWTTPPVISGFIITGHWSGAVMQIVNLIIAGLIYLPFILFIDRQQVKQENELAAAEK from the coding sequence ATGTTAGAGTCTATTGAAAAAGTGATGGAACATTTTTTAATGCCGGTAGCAGCATGGGTAGGACGAAATCGTTATATTGGCGCGATTAGAGATGCTTTCATTACCTTCACGCCATTCATTATTGCAGCATCGTTGTTTTTGATTGTTACATCATTTCCGATTCCTGCATACCAAGATTTTATGGCAGGTTTTATTGGAGAGAACTGGTCAACATATCTTGAGTATTCATTTGCGGCAACATTTCCGTTCATGGGAATGTTTATCTCATTTTTAGTAGCGTATAAGTTAGCACGTTCTTATGAGATTGAGGGTATTTCAGCTGGTTTGCTTTCAGTTATATGTTTTCTGACAATTACTCCTCAAGCAAGCGTTGATACTTTTGGTGGGGTATTGCCAATGGAATGGCTGGGTAGTAAAGGTTTATTGGTTGGTATGGTAATTGCCATTATATCAACCGAAGTTTTACGTTTGTTCTTAAGAAAAAATTGGGTTATCAAATTACCTGAGGGTGTGCCGCCAGCAGTATCAGCATCATTTGCGGCAATTATTCCAGCGTTAGTAATGATGATCGTGATGTTGTTAGTGCGTAATGGTTTTGCAATGACTTCATTTGGGACTTTCCATCAATTAATTTATCAAGTGCTGGCAACACCAATTCGTAGTTTTGGAACGTCATTGGTTGGTGCGATTCTGACAGTAGTGGCGATTTCGTTATTATGGTCAGTCGGAATTAATAGTGGGTCATTGGTTAATGGTATTTTACGTCCTTTCTGGCTGGAAAACCAAGAAATCAATATGGCTGCTATAAAATTAGGTCAAACACCACCTAATATTGTTACTGAACAATTTTACGATATGATTTGGATGGGCGGTGCCGGGGTTACTTTAGCACTGGTAATTGTTATACTAATAGTAGCTAAGGGTAAACAAAACCGTATGATTGGTGCTTTATCAGTAGCACCGGGAATTTTCAATATTAATGAGCCGGTATTGTTTGGGGTACCAGTTATCTTGAACCCGATTATGTTAATTCCGTTTAACGTTGTGCCAATTGTTATGGTTGTTACACAGTATGCAGCAATGGCTATTGGTTTGGTGGCTCGGCCAACCGGGGTAGTTATCCCGTGGACAACACCACCGGTAATCAGTGGCTTTATTATTACCGGGCATTGGAGTGGCGCAGTTATGCAGATTGTCAATCTGATTATTGCCGGACTCATTTACTTACCGTTTATTTTATTTATTGACAGACAACAAGTGAAGCAGGAGAACGAATTAGCTGCTGCAGAAAAATAA
- the clpP gene encoding ATP-dependent Clp endopeptidase proteolytic subunit ClpP — MPLIPYVIEQTGAGERSYDIYSRLLKDRIIMLTGEITDESANAVIAQLLFLASDDAQKDISIYINSPGGSISAGLAIFDTMNFIKPDVSTICVGMAASMASFLLAAGAKGKRLALPNSEVMIHQPLGGASGQTSDVQIAAKRLIETREKMNKLLAKLTGQTVKTISRDTDRDNWFDAKEAIAYGLIDKII, encoded by the coding sequence ATGCCTTTAATACCTTATGTAATTGAACAAACCGGAGCCGGTGAACGCTCATATGATATCTACTCACGGCTATTAAAAGACCGGATTATTATGCTTACCGGAGAAATCACGGATGAATCAGCTAATGCGGTCATTGCGCAACTGCTCTTTTTAGCATCAGATGACGCTCAAAAGGATATCTCGATTTATATTAATTCACCAGGTGGCAGTATCAGCGCCGGTCTGGCAATTTTTGACACAATGAATTTTATCAAACCTGATGTATCAACTATCTGTGTCGGTATGGCAGCCAGTATGGCTTCATTCCTTTTGGCAGCAGGTGCCAAAGGTAAACGCCTGGCGTTGCCGAATTCAGAAGTCATGATTCACCAACCACTTGGTGGCGCAAGCGGACAAACCAGCGATGTTCAAATTGCTGCTAAGCGCTTAATTGAAACGCGCGAGAAAATGAATAAATTACTGGCTAAATTGACTGGACAAACTGTAAAAACAATTAGCCGCGACACGGACCGCGATAATTGGTTTGATGCCAAAGAAGCTATTGCTTATGGATTAATTGATAAAATAATCTAA
- a CDS encoding DMT family transporter, whose amino-acid sequence MEWLYLIIAGICELVWAFELEASHSFTILLPSVIAIGFIIVSFFLFAKAMQKIAIGTAYAIFTGIGAAGTAIVGIVLLNESVSIWKILALVCLLAGIIGLKLSDNPKKEEAEQV is encoded by the coding sequence ATGGAATGGTTGTATTTAATTATTGCCGGAATTTGCGAATTGGTTTGGGCTTTTGAACTGGAGGCGTCGCATAGCTTTACGATTCTACTGCCCAGTGTTATTGCGATTGGTTTTATTATTGTGAGTTTCTTTTTGTTTGCTAAGGCGATGCAGAAAATTGCAATTGGTACGGCCTATGCGATTTTTACCGGTATCGGTGCTGCCGGTACTGCAATTGTAGGCATTGTGCTTTTGAATGAGAGTGTCAGTATCTGGAAGATTTTGGCATTGGTTTGTTTGCTGGCAGGCATTATTGGCTTGAAATTAAGCGATAATCCTAAAAAAGAGGAGGCTGAACAAGTATGA
- a CDS encoding aspartate ammonia-lyase, whose amino-acid sequence MSQEVRIERDSLGEIPVPKMAYYGIATERAKRNFNISGVSADKKMIYALVIVKKAAALANHEVGSLSLKKCRFIEQACDEILAGKFDDEFVTDSIQGGAGTSFNMNVNEVIANRANELAGFALGSYSLVHPNDDVNMGQSTNDVVPTAAKLALIWKAEVLGLAMNRMIAVLLDLAEEFDDVIKLGRTHLQDAVPIRLGQVFAAFASVHMRELNHLEFALSDMHVLNMGATAVGTGITASRRYIELVTGYINELSGIYFLPASNLVDATRHTDYYTRLSASLKNCAVSLSKMCNDLRLMASGPRGGLAEIILPPVQPGSSIMPGKVNPVIPEVVNQVCFSVIGNDVTVSKAVEAGQLELNVFAPVIVKTLLESISLLTQAIDTLTEKALTGLQSNRENCSLITEHSAGVATALIPYIGYDRASSIAKESLARRVSVREILLEEHLFDEVQLDEILNVYHMTEIR is encoded by the coding sequence GTGAGTCAAGAAGTACGTATTGAGCGAGATAGCTTGGGTGAAATTCCGGTACCGAAAATGGCGTATTATGGAATAGCAACCGAGCGTGCGAAACGGAACTTTAATATTTCCGGAGTGAGTGCTGATAAAAAGATGATTTATGCACTTGTGATTGTGAAGAAGGCGGCAGCATTAGCGAACCACGAAGTTGGTTCGCTTTCCTTGAAGAAATGCCGGTTTATTGAACAAGCTTGTGATGAGATTTTGGCTGGTAAGTTCGATGATGAATTTGTAACTGATAGTATTCAAGGTGGTGCCGGGACGTCTTTTAATATGAATGTTAATGAGGTTATTGCAAATCGTGCCAACGAATTGGCGGGATTTGCTTTAGGGTCTTATTCGCTGGTTCATCCAAATGATGATGTGAATATGGGACAGTCAACAAATGATGTGGTGCCAACGGCGGCGAAGTTAGCGCTGATTTGGAAAGCGGAGGTGCTTGGTTTGGCGATGAATCGGATGATTGCGGTTTTGCTTGATTTGGCGGAAGAGTTTGATGATGTTATTAAGCTTGGGCGGACCCATTTGCAAGATGCAGTGCCGATTCGTCTGGGTCAAGTGTTTGCAGCATTCGCCAGTGTGCATATGCGTGAACTGAATCATCTTGAGTTTGCTTTAAGTGATATGCATGTTTTAAATATGGGTGCTACAGCGGTTGGTACCGGTATTACTGCAAGTCGCCGCTATATTGAATTAGTTACCGGATATATTAATGAATTGAGCGGTATCTATTTTTTGCCGGCGAGTAATTTGGTTGATGCAACCAGACATACGGATTACTACACGCGGTTATCAGCATCGCTGAAGAATTGTGCGGTAAGCCTTTCAAAGATGTGCAATGATTTGCGGCTGATGGCATCAGGACCGCGCGGCGGATTGGCGGAGATTATTCTGCCGCCGGTGCAGCCGGGCTCGTCAATTATGCCGGGTAAGGTGAATCCGGTGATTCCTGAGGTAGTCAATCAGGTTTGTTTTAGTGTGATTGGCAATGATGTGACGGTGAGTAAGGCAGTTGAGGCGGGGCAGTTGGAGTTAAATGTTTTTGCACCGGTGATTGTGAAAACATTGCTTGAGTCAATCTCGCTATTGACTCAGGCAATCGATACTTTAACAGAAAAGGCCTTAACCGGACTGCAATCAAATCGCGAAAATTGTTCTTTAATTACTGAACATAGTGCCGGAGTAGCTACCGCACTTATTCCGTATATTGGCTATGATCGGGCTTCAAGTATTGCTAAGGAGTCGTTGGCGCGCCGGGTTTCAGTGCGAGAAATTTTGTTGGAAGAGCACTTGTTTGATGAAGTTCAGCTGGATGAAATATTGAATGTTTACCATATGACAGAGATACGATAA
- a CDS encoding TraB/GumN family protein: protein MDINWPIYKIERLGHCGYLMGTIHLGSQQMYPLPKFIVNTLAQSKQLITEMSATETGSAGELMEDEAMLEPGTVIADILEPDVFEYLLERAEEYELELTEFENYRPWYIATFFTSLAYKQTGKSMLYGVDLQLQRLAKQNNLLGVGLETADAQINEVAGAYPDSDANDIIRSIIPQATVSDEIEVIYQAYINDNPTTLTEQINELAENITVGRNKAWTPIIANLVMNDAKPFIAVGFGHLHGYDGLIKLLQNQGFTVDKLLGNVQ, encoded by the coding sequence ATGGATATTAATTGGCCAATATATAAAATTGAGCGCCTTGGTCATTGCGGATACTTAATGGGAACGATTCATCTGGGCAGTCAGCAGATGTATCCGTTGCCAAAGTTTATTGTAAATACTTTAGCACAGAGTAAGCAATTGATTACCGAGATGTCAGCAACAGAAACCGGATCAGCCGGCGAGTTAATGGAAGACGAAGCAATGCTTGAACCAGGAACAGTTATTGCGGATATATTAGAACCGGATGTGTTTGAGTATCTACTTGAACGCGCTGAAGAGTATGAATTAGAACTTACTGAGTTTGAAAACTATCGTCCATGGTATATAGCCACTTTCTTTACTTCACTTGCTTACAAGCAAACCGGGAAATCAATGCTCTATGGTGTTGATTTGCAGCTGCAGCGTTTGGCAAAACAAAATAATTTACTTGGAGTAGGTCTGGAAACTGCTGATGCTCAAATTAATGAGGTTGCCGGTGCATATCCGGATAGTGATGCAAATGATATTATTCGTTCAATCATTCCTCAAGCAACAGTTTCAGATGAGATTGAAGTTATTTATCAGGCCTATATCAATGATAATCCAACGACACTTACCGAACAGATAAATGAGCTTGCTGAAAATATTACTGTCGGCCGCAACAAAGCTTGGACGCCAATTATTGCCAATTTGGTAATGAATGATGCCAAGCCATTTATAGCTGTAGGCTTTGGTCATTTACATGGTTATGATGGCTTGATAAAGCTGCTGCAGAACCAAGGTTTTACGGTTGATAAATTGCTTGGAAATGTACAATAA
- a CDS encoding class I SAM-dependent methyltransferase — protein sequence MNKQLLKYMATRPQTYAPSTEKFWDDEYISAQMLKAHLNPDADGATRSHAFVEKSARWIAGLADNSRLLDLGCGPGIYATIFAEYGFAVTGIDFSARSIAYAKKQNPTIDYFYQNYLDLEYVGEFDIITLIYCDFAVLPPESQQNLLQRIYRALKPGGKFIFDVFSPVKYAETVEQTTIEYMESGYWRPEPYICIKRDLQYTAESVYLEQYLVLTEDKLACYNLWNMAFTQSELEPMLGAAGFATLQFYDDISGSPYTELSETICVVAEKL from the coding sequence ATGAATAAACAATTATTAAAATATATGGCAACACGGCCGCAAACATATGCACCAAGTACCGAAAAATTTTGGGATGATGAATACATCTCGGCGCAAATGCTGAAAGCACATTTGAATCCTGATGCTGATGGAGCAACAAGATCGCATGCCTTTGTAGAAAAGTCAGCACGATGGATTGCCGGACTAGCCGACAATTCGCGGCTGCTTGATCTTGGCTGCGGTCCAGGTATCTACGCGACCATATTCGCTGAATATGGCTTCGCAGTAACTGGCATAGATTTTTCGGCACGTTCAATTGCTTATGCTAAAAAACAAAATCCGACTATTGATTACTTCTATCAAAATTATTTGGATCTTGAGTATGTTGGCGAGTTTGATATTATTACCCTCATTTATTGTGATTTTGCTGTGTTACCGCCAGAGTCACAGCAAAACCTCTTACAAAGAATATATCGAGCATTAAAACCCGGCGGAAAGTTCATCTTTGATGTATTTTCGCCGGTGAAATATGCAGAAACAGTTGAACAAACTACCATCGAATACATGGAAAGCGGCTACTGGCGCCCGGAGCCGTATATTTGCATCAAGCGAGATTTGCAGTATACAGCGGAATCAGTTTATTTGGAACAGTATTTGGTACTGACTGAGGATAAACTAGCCTGCTACAATCTGTGGAATATGGCATTTACACAAAGTGAACTGGAACCAATGCTTGGGGCTGCCGGATTTGCGACGCTTCAATTTTATGATGATATAAGTGGTAGCCCATATACTGAACTCAGCGAGACAATTTGCGTAGTTGCTGAGAAGCTTTAG